A single genomic interval of Burkholderia cepacia ATCC 25416 harbors:
- a CDS encoding tyrosine-protein phosphatase, with protein sequence MHQKNEISRRHFLRLGAGTIGAALGSASFLSACGGDSISVAPVATPRLGSASNFRDTAGPDGTGYVTTSGAKMKKGVIYRSSALALSAADIATVGTLDIRQVCDLRTPAEIKTQPDAPLAGAAWQNLNVLGVASITPIPTTGATATAFMLSMYRAFVTSDSAHASYRALFTGFAASGENLVFHCTAGKDRTGWATAILHTILGISGQTILADYLLTNAYSASEISASIAQAQKAGGQNAADMMTALQGAHADYLQAAFDQVTASYGSMASYIANGLQLDQATLNAIRQHTLV encoded by the coding sequence ATGCATCAGAAAAACGAAATTTCCCGTCGGCATTTTCTCCGGCTGGGTGCCGGCACGATAGGTGCGGCGCTCGGGAGCGCGTCATTTCTGTCGGCATGCGGGGGCGACTCGATTTCGGTCGCGCCGGTCGCGACGCCGCGGCTGGGTTCCGCATCGAATTTTCGCGACACGGCCGGGCCGGACGGAACCGGCTATGTAACGACGAGCGGCGCGAAGATGAAGAAAGGCGTGATCTATCGGTCATCCGCGCTCGCGTTGTCCGCCGCCGACATCGCCACCGTCGGCACGCTCGACATCAGGCAGGTCTGCGACCTGCGTACGCCCGCCGAGATCAAGACGCAACCGGATGCGCCGCTGGCCGGTGCCGCATGGCAAAACCTCAACGTGCTCGGAGTCGCCAGCATCACCCCGATCCCGACGACCGGCGCCACCGCGACAGCGTTCATGCTGAGCATGTATCGTGCGTTCGTCACGTCGGACTCCGCGCATGCCAGCTATCGTGCACTCTTCACCGGCTTCGCTGCCTCCGGCGAAAACCTGGTGTTCCACTGCACGGCCGGCAAGGACCGCACCGGCTGGGCCACCGCCATTCTGCACACGATCCTCGGCATCTCCGGGCAGACGATACTCGCCGACTACCTGTTGACCAACGCCTACAGCGCGTCGGAAATCTCCGCCTCGATCGCCCAGGCACAAAAAGCCGGCGGGCAAAATGCGGCAGACATGATGACCGCGCTGCAGGGCGCGCACGCTGACTATCTGCAGGCGGCATTCGATCAGGTCACCGCGTCGTACGGCTCGATGGCGTCGTATATCGCGAACGGCCTGCAACTCGACCAGGCAACGCTGAACGCCATCCGGCAGCACACGCTGGTCTGA